From a single Alloactinosynnema sp. L-07 genomic region:
- a CDS encoding HAD family phosphatase, translating to MNNLPAAVLWDLDGTLLDSEKLWDIPLYELAEQLGGTLAPEIRHAMVGTNVPTTMSLLFGAVGIEPTEAQVADAIAYIDGRMVELFATKAVFRPGAEDALRAVRATGVPTALVTSTGRALAEIALDTVGREFFDVTVCGDEVDGLNKPLPEPYLKAARLLGVDPARCVAIEDSPTGVAAGVAAGCVVLVVPCDVPVAEGERRVFRESLVGVGADVLRDMFLSFRR from the coding sequence GTGAACAACCTGCCTGCCGCGGTCCTCTGGGACCTCGACGGCACTTTGCTCGACTCGGAAAAGCTTTGGGACATCCCGCTGTACGAGTTGGCCGAACAGCTCGGCGGCACCCTCGCGCCGGAGATCAGGCACGCGATGGTCGGCACCAACGTGCCGACCACCATGAGCCTGCTCTTCGGCGCGGTGGGCATCGAGCCGACCGAGGCCCAGGTGGCCGACGCGATCGCCTACATCGATGGCCGGATGGTTGAGCTGTTCGCCACGAAGGCGGTGTTCCGGCCGGGCGCCGAGGACGCGCTGCGGGCGGTCCGCGCGACCGGCGTGCCGACGGCCCTGGTCACCTCCACCGGGCGGGCGCTGGCCGAGATCGCGCTGGACACCGTCGGCCGGGAGTTCTTCGACGTGACGGTGTGCGGGGACGAGGTCGATGGGCTCAACAAGCCGCTGCCCGAGCCCTATCTCAAGGCCGCGCGGCTGCTCGGTGTCGACCCAGCCCGGTGTGTGGCCATCGAGGACTCGCCGACCGGGGTCGCGGCGGGTGTCGCCGCCGGGTGCGTGGTCCTGGTGGTCCCGTGTGACGTGCCGGTGGCCGAGGGGGAGCGGCGGGTGTTCCGCGAGTCCCTGGTGGGTGTCGGGGCGGACGTGCTCAGGGACATGTTTCTTAGTTTCCGCCGTTGA
- a CDS encoding TetR/AcrR family transcriptional regulator, translated as MPKPRLTRTDWITAALAALAEGGVSAVAVDPLAKRLDVTRGSFYWHFKSRDDLLLSALEWWEQEGTASVIERVGHLADPRERLRTLFHIALTEDPTDGLEPALVAHADDPLVAPALHRVTARRLDFLTTAYTDAGLAHDRARVQAVVAYSAYIGWTELRRAAPTVATETVDDPIALTYLIETLVNGGN; from the coding sequence GTGCCGAAGCCCAGACTCACCCGCACCGACTGGATCACCGCGGCGCTCGCCGCCCTGGCCGAGGGCGGGGTGAGCGCGGTCGCCGTCGACCCGCTCGCCAAACGCCTCGACGTCACCCGCGGCAGTTTCTACTGGCACTTCAAGTCCCGCGACGACCTGCTGCTCAGCGCGCTGGAGTGGTGGGAGCAGGAGGGCACCGCGTCGGTCATCGAGCGGGTGGGCCACCTGGCGGATCCACGGGAACGCCTGCGCACGCTGTTCCACATCGCCTTGACCGAGGACCCGACCGACGGCCTCGAACCCGCGCTCGTCGCCCACGCCGACGACCCGCTGGTCGCACCCGCGCTGCACCGGGTGACCGCACGGAGGCTGGACTTCCTCACCACCGCCTACACCGACGCGGGCCTGGCCCACGATCGTGCCCGCGTCCAAGCCGTGGTGGCCTACTCGGCCTACATCGGCTGGACGGAACTACGCCGCGCCGCGCCGACGGTCGCCACCGAGACCGTCGACGACCCGATCGCGTTGACGTACTTGATCGAGACCTTGGTCAACGGCGGAAACTAA
- a CDS encoding DUF3995 domain-containing protein, with the protein MLVLGWSAAVVLVLVGVLHVVWMFSPWPLRTPEEFARKIVGVEADKLPSKPLTALVVVALLAAAYLVAAKAGIVAAIGPDWGVPVGAAGAGIVLLLRGLGGFVQSSRRDTEFARLDLRVYAPLCVVLGGACLAVAIG; encoded by the coding sequence ATGCTGGTTCTCGGGTGGTCGGCCGCGGTGGTGTTGGTGCTGGTCGGCGTGCTGCACGTGGTGTGGATGTTCTCGCCTTGGCCGCTGCGCACGCCCGAGGAGTTCGCGCGCAAGATCGTCGGGGTGGAGGCCGACAAGCTGCCGAGCAAGCCGCTGACCGCGCTGGTCGTGGTCGCGTTGCTGGCCGCGGCCTACCTGGTCGCGGCGAAGGCGGGGATCGTGGCCGCGATCGGGCCGGACTGGGGTGTGCCGGTCGGCGCGGCGGGTGCCGGGATCGTGCTGCTGCTGCGCGGGCTCGGCGGGTTCGTCCAGTCGTCGCGGCGCGACACCGAGTTCGCCCGGCTCGACCTGCGCGTGTACGCGCCGCTGTGTGTCGTGCTCGGCGGGGCGTGTCTGGCGGTCGCGATCGGGTGA
- a CDS encoding phosphoribosyl-ATP diphosphatase, translating to MKTFDELFAELSERARTRPEGSGTVTALDDGVHAQGKKVLEEAGEVWIAAEYQTDDELAQEVSQLLYRVQVLMLGRGLALEDVYRHL from the coding sequence GTGAAGACGTTCGACGAGCTGTTCGCCGAACTCAGCGAGCGGGCACGGACCCGGCCGGAAGGCTCGGGAACGGTCACTGCGCTGGACGACGGTGTGCACGCGCAAGGCAAGAAGGTGCTCGAAGAGGCGGGTGAAGTCTGGATCGCCGCCGAGTACCAGACCGACGACGAGTTGGCCCAGGAGGTCTCCCAGCTCCTGTACCGCGTGCAGGTCCTGATGCTCGGCCGGGGACTGGCGCTGGAGGACGTCTACCGACATCTCTGA
- the hisG gene encoding ATP phosphoribosyltransferase — translation MLRVAVPNKGALAVAASEMLTEAGYRQRHEARDLTVIDPANEVEFFFLRPKDIAIYVGSGELDLGITGRDLALDSRAPVTERLALGFGGSTFRYAAPAGRDWKVGDLDGKRLATSYPNLVADDLARRGVTADVIRLDGAVEISIQLGVADAVADVVGSGRTLRQHNLVAFGDPICASEAVLVERSSAAVSPARDQLTARLQGVVFAQQYMMLDYDCPRSLLEPAIEITPGLESPTVAPLASADWVAVRAMVPRKEVNAIMDRLAALGAKAVLASDIRACRL, via the coding sequence ATGTTGCGCGTCGCAGTACCGAACAAGGGGGCGCTGGCTGTAGCCGCGTCCGAGATGCTCACCGAGGCCGGCTACCGGCAGCGGCACGAGGCCCGCGACCTGACCGTCATCGACCCCGCCAACGAGGTCGAGTTCTTCTTCCTGCGCCCCAAGGACATCGCCATCTATGTCGGGTCGGGTGAGCTCGACCTCGGCATCACCGGCCGAGACCTCGCCCTCGACTCGCGCGCCCCGGTCACCGAGCGGCTCGCGCTCGGCTTCGGTGGCTCGACCTTCCGCTACGCCGCGCCCGCGGGTCGGGACTGGAAGGTCGGCGACCTTGACGGCAAGCGGCTGGCTACGTCCTATCCGAACCTCGTCGCTGACGACCTTGCGCGGCGCGGCGTCACGGCTGACGTGATCCGCCTCGATGGCGCGGTGGAGATCTCGATCCAGCTCGGGGTGGCGGACGCTGTTGCCGATGTCGTGGGTTCCGGGCGGACCCTGCGCCAGCACAATCTGGTCGCGTTCGGCGATCCGATCTGTGCTTCTGAGGCTGTGCTGGTTGAGCGGTCGTCCGCGGCGGTGTCGCCTGCGCGTGACCAGCTCACCGCGCGGTTGCAGGGTGTTGTGTTCGCTCAGCAGTACATGATGTTGGACTACGACTGCCCGCGGTCGTTGCTGGAACCGGCGATCGAGATTACGCCTGGGTTGGAGTCGCCGACGGTGGCGCCACTGGCTAGTGCTGATTGGGTGGCTGTGCGGGCTATGGTGCCGCGTAAGGAAGTCAACGCGATCATGGATCGGCTTGCGGCTCTGGGTGCGAAAGCCGTGCTTGCCTCTGATATCAGGGCTTGCAGGCTCTAG
- a CDS encoding thioesterase family protein, with product MSFYRKLSESRFESTPHTTGPWSADNQHLGPPTALLARAMEALPAALPSMIARVTVEILGPVPVAEVEVRAEIERPGKSVELLAATLIAEGREVVRARAWRLITSDSINVRTDDGPPLPAPETGRVMTRPDGWGAGAVDAMDWRTLTGAFDIPGPATVWARQKYPLVEGEDPTALQRLMILADSGNGVSALLDPRKWFFINTELTVHIRRYPDGEWLGMDAHTEIGEHGIGTAFTVLHDRQGPTARGAQALLVRPR from the coding sequence ATGTCGTTCTACCGCAAGCTGAGCGAAAGCCGCTTCGAGTCGACCCCGCACACCACGGGCCCGTGGTCGGCCGACAACCAACACCTCGGCCCACCGACCGCGCTCCTGGCCAGGGCGATGGAAGCGCTGCCCGCCGCACTTCCGTCCATGATCGCGCGGGTGACAGTGGAGATCCTCGGTCCGGTGCCGGTAGCCGAGGTCGAGGTGCGCGCCGAGATCGAGCGCCCCGGCAAGTCGGTCGAACTGCTCGCCGCCACCCTGATCGCCGAAGGTCGCGAGGTCGTCAGAGCCAGAGCCTGGCGACTGATCACCTCAGACTCGATCAACGTCCGAACCGACGACGGCCCCCCACTGCCCGCGCCAGAGACGGGCCGTGTGATGACCCGCCCAGACGGCTGGGGCGCAGGCGCCGTCGACGCGATGGACTGGCGCACCCTCACCGGCGCCTTCGACATCCCCGGCCCGGCAACGGTATGGGCGCGGCAGAAATACCCGTTGGTGGAAGGCGAAGACCCAACCGCCCTACAGCGGCTGATGATCCTGGCCGACTCCGGCAACGGCGTCTCAGCGTTGCTGGATCCACGAAAATGGTTCTTCATCAACACCGAACTCACTGTCCACATCAGACGCTACCCCGACGGCGAGTGGCTGGGCATGGACGCCCACACAGAGATCGGTGAACACGGCATAGGCACCGCGTTCACCGTCCTCCACGACCGCCAAGGCCCCACAGCGCGCGGGGCTCAAGCGTTGCTGGTCAGACCACGCTAG
- a CDS encoding RecB family exonuclease translates to MFSGPGTDPAAAPAESAAPRRPALSPSRAGDFKQCPLLYRFRAIDRLPETPSKAQVRGTVVHAVLEQLYALPAAERVPDRAHALVAPTWAKLAEEQPELTAIFDEESDVDEQRASWLASAGRMIDGYFELEDPRRLEPEACELLVETELDSGVLLRGYIDRLDVAPTGEIRVVDYKTGVAPREIGEAKALFQMKFYALALWRLRGVVPRQLRLMYLADKQSLAYAPDEAELKRFERTLDAIWTAILRAAPTGDFRPNKSRLCDWCSHQAICPAFGNTPPDYPGWPEPDSGDETILERAD, encoded by the coding sequence ATGTTCTCCGGACCTGGAACGGACCCGGCGGCGGCCCCGGCGGAGTCGGCGGCCCCGCGTCGCCCCGCGCTGTCGCCATCGCGTGCGGGTGACTTCAAGCAATGTCCGCTGCTCTACCGGTTCCGCGCGATCGACCGGCTGCCGGAGACCCCGTCCAAGGCGCAGGTGCGCGGCACGGTCGTGCACGCTGTCCTGGAACAGCTCTACGCGCTGCCCGCCGCCGAGCGGGTGCCCGACCGCGCCCACGCGCTGGTCGCCCCGACGTGGGCGAAACTGGCCGAGGAGCAACCAGAGCTGACCGCGATCTTCGACGAAGAGTCCGATGTGGACGAACAGCGGGCGAGCTGGCTGGCCTCGGCGGGCCGGATGATCGACGGGTACTTCGAACTGGAGGACCCCCGCAGGCTCGAACCGGAGGCGTGCGAGCTGCTGGTGGAGACCGAACTGGACTCCGGGGTGCTGCTGCGCGGCTACATCGACCGGCTCGACGTCGCCCCGACCGGCGAGATCCGCGTGGTCGACTACAAGACCGGCGTCGCCCCCCGGGAGATCGGCGAGGCGAAGGCCCTGTTCCAGATGAAGTTCTACGCGCTGGCCCTGTGGCGCCTGCGCGGCGTTGTCCCCCGCCAGTTGCGCCTGATGTACCTGGCCGACAAGCAGTCCCTGGCCTACGCCCCCGACGAGGCCGAACTGAAACGGTTCGAACGCACCCTCGACGCGATCTGGACGGCCATCCTGCGCGCCGCCCCGACTGGAGATTTTCGCCCGAACAAGAGCAGATTGTGCGACTGGTGCTCCCACCAGGCCATCTGCCCCGCCTTCGGCAACACCCCACCGGACTACCCCGGCTGGCCCGAGCCCGACTCCGGCGACGAGACAATCCTGGAGCGCGCGGATTGA
- a CDS encoding site-2 protease family protein, protein MAGAGLLLFRYRGVPVVLAPSWWLGAAAVVVFYTPLVRSLLPDATTVTSILLATAFAVLLGASVLAHELGHCVVALRLGLPVRRLRLFLLGGLSEITRTPRRPAHEGLVAAAGPAVSVLLAAAFGLAALVMPADTPVWLLVLECAFANTAVAVFNLLPGLPLDGGRMLRAGVWALTGKRGTGTKAAVAGGWAVAALLVAWALWGLATEAPDRWLRLGVCLLTAWFVAAGAGGERTAERLSTWPAGLRLSDVCRPILQLPAESRVADALAAAAGRGVVLVRADGVAAGLLDEIAAAELAQRSPGAPAEQAAEPIRPESVLLAAESGEDIIDRVHHTPAWQFLVVDDDGRPCGVLHRDDLRAALESAT, encoded by the coding sequence ATGGCCGGCGCCGGACTCCTGTTGTTCCGCTATCGGGGCGTGCCGGTCGTGCTGGCGCCGTCGTGGTGGCTCGGCGCCGCCGCTGTCGTCGTGTTCTACACGCCATTGGTCCGCAGCCTGCTGCCGGACGCGACCACAGTGACCTCGATCCTGCTGGCCACCGCGTTCGCGGTGCTGCTCGGGGCGTCGGTGCTCGCCCACGAACTCGGCCACTGCGTGGTCGCGCTGCGGCTAGGGCTGCCGGTGCGCAGGCTTCGGCTGTTTCTGCTGGGCGGCCTGTCCGAGATCACCCGCACGCCGCGCCGCCCGGCGCACGAGGGCCTGGTCGCCGCGGCCGGGCCCGCGGTGTCGGTGCTGCTGGCCGCCGCGTTCGGGCTGGCGGCGCTGGTGATGCCTGCCGACACCCCGGTATGGCTGCTGGTGCTTGAGTGCGCCTTCGCCAATACCGCCGTCGCGGTGTTCAACCTGCTTCCCGGGCTGCCCCTCGACGGCGGCCGGATGCTCCGCGCGGGGGTGTGGGCGCTCACCGGCAAACGCGGCACGGGCACCAAGGCGGCTGTGGCGGGCGGCTGGGCCGTGGCCGCGCTGCTCGTCGCGTGGGCGCTGTGGGGACTGGCCACCGAAGCCCCGGATCGCTGGCTGCGCCTCGGGGTGTGCCTGCTCACCGCGTGGTTCGTCGCCGCGGGAGCGGGTGGCGAACGGACCGCCGAGCGGCTGAGCACCTGGCCCGCAGGCTTGCGGCTGTCCGACGTGTGCAGGCCCATCCTGCAACTGCCCGCGGAGAGCCGGGTGGCCGACGCGCTGGCCGCCGCGGCCGGGCGCGGGGTGGTCCTGGTGCGGGCCGACGGCGTGGCCGCGGGGCTGCTAGACGAGATCGCGGCCGCCGAACTGGCCCAGCGTTCCCCCGGCGCTCCCGCCGAGCAGGCCGCCGAGCCGATCCGGCCGGAGTCCGTGCTGCTCGCCGCGGAGTCCGGCGAGGACATCATCGACCGGGTCCACCACACCCCGGCCTGGCAGTTCCTCGTGGTCGACGACGACGGCAGGCCGTGCGGGGTGCTGCACCGCGACGACCTGCGCGCGGCTCTGGAATCGGCCACCTAG
- a CDS encoding tRNA (adenine-N1)-methyltransferase gives MSARKVSGPFEAGDRVQLTDPKGRHYTLILQPGEKYHTHRGALAHDDVIGAPEGSLVTSAAGTSYLALRPLLSDYVLSMPRGAQVIYPKDAAQIVMQGDIFPGARVLEAGAGSGALTCSLLRAVGPTGSVTSYEIRDDHAEHAERNVVQFYGEHPANWTLTVADLATHTGEVDRVILDMLAPWDQLSTVAANLIPGGVLVVYVATTTQLSRVTEALREQTCWTEPQSWETLIRPWHAVGLAVRPEHRMIGHTAFLLTSRRLADGVVTPKPQRRPSKG, from the coding sequence GTGTCGGCACGCAAGGTCAGCGGTCCCTTCGAGGCGGGGGACCGGGTGCAGCTCACCGATCCCAAGGGCAGGCACTACACCCTGATTCTCCAGCCGGGGGAGAAGTACCACACCCATCGCGGCGCGCTCGCCCACGACGACGTCATCGGCGCTCCTGAGGGCTCGCTGGTGACCTCCGCGGCCGGGACCTCGTATCTCGCGCTGCGTCCGCTGCTGTCGGACTACGTATTGTCCATGCCGCGCGGCGCGCAGGTGATCTATCCCAAGGACGCCGCCCAGATCGTCATGCAGGGCGACATCTTCCCCGGCGCGCGGGTGCTGGAAGCGGGGGCGGGCTCCGGCGCGCTGACCTGCTCGCTGCTGCGCGCGGTCGGCCCCACCGGCAGCGTCACGTCCTACGAGATCCGCGACGACCACGCCGAGCACGCCGAACGCAACGTCGTGCAGTTCTACGGCGAGCACCCGGCGAACTGGACGCTCACCGTCGCCGACCTGGCCACGCACACCGGCGAGGTCGACCGGGTAATCCTGGACATGCTCGCGCCGTGGGACCAGCTGTCCACGGTCGCGGCGAACCTCATCCCCGGCGGCGTGCTTGTCGTCTATGTCGCGACCACCACCCAGCTCTCCCGGGTGACAGAGGCGCTGCGCGAGCAGACCTGCTGGACCGAGCCGCAGTCCTGGGAGACCCTGATCCGGCCGTGGCACGCCGTCGGCCTTGCGGTGCGGCCAGAGCACCGGATGATCGGGCACACCGCGTTCCTGCTGACCAGCCGCAGGCTCGCCGACGGCGTGGTCACCCCCAAGCCGCAGCGCCGCCCGAGCAAGGGCTGA
- the arc gene encoding proteasome ATPase codes for MQHDRPGSRPEEADDEHGDTPGQPDERESRSEAAQIRFLEEEVSLLRRKLTESPRHSRLLEQRLAEASERVSQLTERNAKLVDTLREARGQLLALREEVDRLAQPPSGYGVFLTGHDDGTVDVFTAGRRMRVSVSPAVEADTLRRGQSVRLNEALTVVEGGGYERIGEVSTLRELLTSDDEEKASRALVVGHADEERVVWLADPLCDSPLKPGDSLLVDTKSGYAYERVPKAEVEDLVLEEVPDVDYTDIGGLFRQIEQIRDAVELPFLHADLFAEYELRPPKGVLLYGPPGCGKTLIAKAVANSLAKQVAAARAASDPDAKGKPSEAKSYFLNIKGPELLNKFVGETERHIRLIFQRAREKASEGTPVIVFFDEMDSIFRTRGSGVSSDVETTIVPQLLSEIDGVEGLENVIVIGASNREDMIDPAILRPGRLDVKIKIERPDAEAAKDIFSKYLTSTLPIHDEDMAEFGGDRRACIDAMIQHTVERMYEETEENRFLEVTYANGDKEVLYFRDFNSGAMIQNIVDRAKKAAIKSVLETQQRGLRVQHLLDAIVDEFAENEDLPNTTNPDDWARISGKKGERIVYIRTLVTGKNQDSGRAIDTATNTGQYL; via the coding sequence ATGCAGCACGATCGTCCCGGCAGTCGGCCAGAAGAAGCCGACGATGAGCACGGTGACACGCCCGGCCAGCCAGACGAGCGCGAGTCGCGCTCGGAGGCCGCGCAGATCCGATTCCTCGAAGAGGAAGTCTCCCTGCTGCGCCGGAAACTGACGGAATCGCCGCGGCACTCGCGGCTGCTCGAACAGCGGTTGGCCGAAGCGTCGGAGCGAGTGAGTCAGCTCACCGAGCGCAACGCCAAGCTGGTCGACACATTGCGCGAGGCACGCGGGCAGCTGCTCGCGCTGCGTGAGGAGGTCGATCGCCTCGCGCAGCCGCCAAGCGGTTACGGGGTGTTCCTGACCGGCCACGACGACGGCACCGTCGACGTGTTCACCGCGGGTCGGCGGATGCGCGTCTCGGTGTCGCCAGCGGTCGAGGCGGACACTCTTCGCCGGGGCCAGTCGGTCCGGCTCAACGAGGCGCTGACCGTGGTCGAGGGGGGAGGCTACGAGCGCATCGGCGAGGTGTCGACGCTGCGTGAGCTGCTGACCTCCGATGACGAGGAGAAAGCGAGCCGCGCGCTCGTCGTCGGGCACGCCGACGAGGAGCGAGTGGTCTGGCTGGCCGACCCGCTGTGCGATTCGCCGCTCAAGCCCGGCGACTCGCTGCTGGTCGACACCAAGTCCGGCTACGCCTACGAGCGGGTGCCCAAGGCCGAAGTGGAAGATCTGGTCTTGGAGGAGGTGCCCGATGTGGACTACACCGACATCGGTGGCCTGTTCCGGCAGATCGAGCAGATCCGCGACGCCGTCGAGTTGCCGTTCCTGCACGCCGACCTGTTCGCCGAGTACGAGCTGCGCCCGCCAAAGGGCGTGCTGCTCTACGGCCCGCCTGGCTGCGGCAAGACGCTCATCGCCAAGGCGGTGGCGAACTCGCTGGCCAAGCAGGTCGCGGCCGCCAGGGCCGCCAGCGACCCCGATGCCAAGGGCAAGCCGTCCGAGGCGAAGTCCTACTTCCTGAACATCAAGGGCCCTGAGCTGCTCAACAAGTTCGTCGGCGAGACCGAGCGGCACATCCGGCTGATCTTCCAGCGGGCGCGCGAGAAGGCGTCCGAGGGCACCCCGGTGATCGTGTTCTTCGACGAGATGGACTCGATCTTCCGGACCCGAGGCAGCGGCGTGTCCTCCGATGTGGAGACCACGATCGTCCCGCAGCTGCTGAGCGAGATCGACGGTGTGGAGGGCCTGGAGAACGTCATCGTCATCGGCGCGTCCAACCGCGAGGACATGATCGACCCGGCGATCCTGCGACCAGGCAGGCTCGACGTGAAGATCAAGATCGAGCGGCCGGACGCGGAGGCGGCGAAGGACATCTTCTCCAAGTACCTCACCAGCACACTCCCGATCCACGACGAGGACATGGCCGAGTTCGGCGGCGACCGCCGCGCGTGCATCGACGCCATGATCCAGCACACGGTCGAGCGTATGTACGAGGAGACCGAAGAGAACCGGTTCCTCGAAGTCACCTACGCCAACGGCGACAAGGAAGTTCTCTACTTCCGCGACTTCAACTCCGGCGCGATGATCCAGAACATCGTCGACCGGGCCAAGAAGGCGGCGATCAAGTCGGTGCTGGAGACCCAGCAGCGCGGCCTGCGGGTGCAACACCTGCTCGACGCGATCGTCGACGAGTTCGCCGAGAACGAGGACCTGCCCAACACGACCAACCCGGACGACTGGGCACGGATCTCGGGCAAGAAGGGCGAACGCATCGTCTACATCCGAACCCTGGTGACCGGAAAGAACCAGGACTCGGGCCGGGCGATCGACACCGCGACGAACACCGGCCAGTACCTGTAA
- a CDS encoding NUDIX hydrolase yields the protein MANDELVAIYSADGVVTGAATRVRMRAEGLWHACGAILVRSGDRVHVHRRTDDKDVFPGMHDCWAGGVVAAGETPLECARRELAEELGILGVPLSPLFTLSVDLVHTRIHLFAYEAWWDGDVVLQDEEIAWGGWMTVAELRAKLSDPAWPFVPDGRIAIEEWFRRQS from the coding sequence GTGGCGAACGACGAACTGGTGGCGATCTACTCGGCCGACGGCGTGGTGACCGGTGCCGCGACCAGGGTCAGGATGCGCGCGGAGGGCCTCTGGCATGCCTGCGGGGCCATCCTCGTCCGCTCCGGCGACCGGGTCCACGTGCACCGGCGCACCGACGACAAGGACGTCTTCCCCGGCATGCACGACTGCTGGGCGGGCGGAGTGGTCGCCGCCGGCGAGACTCCGCTGGAGTGCGCGCGGCGGGAGCTGGCGGAGGAACTCGGCATTCTGGGAGTGCCGTTGAGTCCGCTGTTCACCCTCAGCGTCGACCTGGTGCACACCCGCATCCATCTGTTCGCCTACGAGGCGTGGTGGGACGGCGATGTCGTGCTCCAAGACGAGGAGATCGCCTGGGGAGGCTGGATGACGGTGGCCGAGCTGCGGGCCAAGCTGTCCGACCCGGCGTGGCCGTTCGTGCCGGACGGGCGGATCGCGATCGAGGAGTGGTTCCGCCGTCAGTCCTGA
- a CDS encoding sigma factor, producing MVSALSDPTRVDFETYVTARGAGLLRFAYVLTANEADAQDIVQDALSRALPRWSRIMSADDPDAYVRRMVVNAHVSWWRKVRRREAPAGNVAPPGHAPVAADAVIARGLASLRTVMGERDE from the coding sequence ATGGTGAGCGCGCTGAGTGATCCGACCCGGGTCGACTTCGAGACCTACGTGACGGCCAGGGGTGCGGGCCTGCTTCGGTTCGCGTACGTGCTCACCGCGAACGAGGCGGACGCCCAGGACATCGTGCAGGACGCGCTGTCGCGGGCGTTGCCGCGCTGGTCGCGAATCATGTCGGCGGACGATCCCGACGCCTATGTCAGGCGGATGGTCGTCAACGCCCACGTGTCGTGGTGGCGCAAGGTCCGCCGCCGCGAGGCCCCCGCCGGGAATGTCGCTCCACCGGGCCACGCGCCCGTGGCCGCCGACGCGGTCATCGCCCGGGGGCTGGCGTCGCTGCGGACTGTGATGGGTGAACGCGATGAGTGA
- the dop gene encoding depupylase/deamidase Dop, with the protein MRRIMGTEVEYGIAVPGDPTANPVLTSTQVVLAYAAAADIPRARRARWDYEVESPLRDARGFDLGAPGMAPSDPDVEDLGAANVILTNGARLYVDHAHPEYSAPEVTNARDAVIWDKAGERVMEEAAMRAATVPGQPRLQLYKNNVDGKGASYGTHENYLMARNTPFTAVIAGLTPFFASRQVVVGSGRVGLGVAGEEAGFQLSQRADYIEVEVGLETTLKRGIINTRDEPHADADKYRRLHVIIGDANLAETSTYLKVGTTALVLDMIESGIRFDHLKLADPVRAVHVISHDPTLKATVELQNGRKFTGLDIQSAYLDMVAEHLDRADIDRVSLDVLRTWGEILDALKRDPMECADRLDWPAKLRLLEGFRARDGLAWSSPRLQLVDLQYSDVRLDKGLYNRLVARGSMKRLVTEEEVRSAITNPPQDTRAYFRGRCLERYPNSIAAASWDSVIFDLGRESLVRIPTLEPLRGTKAHVGDLLDAADTAEQLVDKLTGNPKR; encoded by the coding sequence ATGCGGCGGATCATGGGAACCGAGGTCGAGTACGGCATCGCGGTGCCGGGCGACCCCACGGCGAACCCGGTGTTGACATCGACCCAAGTCGTGCTGGCCTACGCCGCCGCGGCGGACATCCCGCGGGCCCGGCGGGCGCGGTGGGACTACGAGGTGGAGTCGCCGCTGCGGGACGCGCGCGGATTCGATCTCGGCGCACCCGGGATGGCGCCGTCCGACCCCGATGTCGAGGACCTCGGCGCGGCCAACGTGATCCTCACCAACGGGGCGCGGCTCTACGTCGACCACGCCCACCCCGAGTACTCCGCGCCCGAGGTCACCAACGCGCGCGACGCGGTGATCTGGGACAAGGCGGGGGAGCGGGTGATGGAGGAGGCCGCGATGCGGGCGGCCACTGTGCCAGGCCAGCCCCGACTCCAGCTCTACAAGAACAACGTCGACGGCAAGGGCGCCAGCTACGGCACCCACGAGAACTACCTGATGGCCCGCAACACCCCGTTCACCGCGGTCATCGCGGGCCTCACCCCGTTCTTCGCCTCCCGCCAGGTCGTCGTCGGCTCCGGCCGGGTCGGGCTCGGCGTGGCGGGAGAGGAGGCCGGGTTCCAGCTCTCCCAGCGCGCCGACTACATCGAGGTCGAGGTCGGCCTGGAGACCACGCTCAAGCGCGGCATCATCAACACCCGCGACGAGCCGCACGCCGACGCCGACAAGTACCGCCGCCTGCACGTCATCATCGGCGACGCGAACCTGGCCGAGACGTCGACCTACCTCAAGGTCGGCACCACCGCGCTGGTCCTGGACATGATCGAGTCCGGGATCCGGTTCGACCACCTCAAGCTCGCCGACCCGGTCCGCGCCGTGCACGTGATCAGCCATGACCCGACGCTCAAGGCCACCGTCGAGCTGCAGAACGGGCGCAAGTTCACCGGCCTGGACATCCAGTCCGCCTACCTGGACATGGTCGCCGAGCACCTCGACCGCGCCGACATCGACCGCGTCTCCCTTGACGTGCTGCGCACCTGGGGCGAGATCCTCGACGCGCTCAAGCGCGACCCGATGGAGTGCGCCGACCGGCTCGACTGGCCCGCCAAGCTGCGTCTGCTGGAGGGTTTCCGGGCCCGAGACGGCCTGGCCTGGTCCTCGCCCCGGTTGCAGCTGGTCGACCTGCAGTACTCCGACGTGCGGCTCGACAAGGGCCTCTACAACCGCCTGGTCGCCCGCGGCTCGATGAAGCGGCTGGTCACCGAGGAGGAGGTGCGCTCGGCGATCACCAACCCGCCGCAGGACACCCGCGCCTACTTCCGCGGCCGCTGCCTGGAGCGCTACCCGAACTCGATCGCGGCCGCTTCGTGGGATTCGGTCATCTTCGACCTCGGCCGCGAATCGCTGGTCCGGATCCCGACCTTGGAGCCCCTGCGCGGCACCAAGGCGCACGTCGGCGACCTGCTCGACGCCGCCGACACCGCCGAACAGCTCGTCGACAAGCTGACGGGTAATCCGAAGCGTTAA